A stretch of Chitinophaga caeni DNA encodes these proteins:
- a CDS encoding transposase, whose product MSKKERRSYDKSFKLMAVELRRSGKPAVTVAKELGIAAEMLRRWTREFSVHDTRSFPGNGKQDLTPEQKEIQALKKALQEAELENRILKKAVSIFSREDNKYSGS is encoded by the coding sequence ATGAGTAAAAAAGAAAGAAGGAGTTATGATAAATCCTTCAAACTGATGGCAGTAGAATTGCGCAGAAGTGGCAAGCCAGCCGTAACTGTTGCAAAAGAATTGGGTATAGCTGCGGAAATGCTTCGTCGCTGGACCAGGGAGTTCAGTGTACATGACACCCGTAGTTTTCCTGGCAATGGAAAACAGGATCTGACACCGGAGCAAAAGGAAATCCAGGCCCTGAAGAAAGCACTCCAGGAAGCAGAATTGGAAAATCGGATACTAAAAAAGGCAGTGAGCATTTTCTCCAGGGAAGACAACAAATATTCAGGTTCATAA
- a CDS encoding IS3 family transposase encodes MKDHQAEFDVEKMCKVFKVSRSGYYAWSIRKPSKLSLYRQVLCKGVEDIYHKSKGRYGSPKIVAELRSMGLHASRPRVARIMKDKGFRSIITGKFKVCTTDSNHKLEVSANILNREFTARAPSEKWVSDLTYIRTKNGWLYLTAIMDLFDRRIVGWSMSTGMTTRETTVAAWNMAIRNRSVAPNMVFHSDRGVQYASEEFRDLLKGNSVQQSMSRKGNCWDNAVMENFFKILKSETGHHTVYDSVEVAKKELFEFIEIWYNRQRRHSILGYLPPEEFSKSILKKAA; translated from the coding sequence ATAAAGGACCATCAGGCAGAATTTGATGTCGAGAAGATGTGCAAGGTGTTCAAAGTAAGCCGTAGTGGCTATTATGCCTGGTCAATAAGAAAACCATCAAAACTTTCCCTGTACAGGCAAGTGCTTTGCAAGGGAGTTGAAGATATCTACCACAAAAGCAAAGGCAGATACGGCAGCCCTAAAATAGTTGCCGAACTTAGGTCTATGGGACTGCATGCCTCCAGGCCCAGGGTGGCCAGGATCATGAAGGACAAAGGGTTTCGCAGTATTATTACAGGCAAGTTCAAAGTATGCACGACAGATTCTAACCATAAACTGGAAGTGTCGGCCAATATCCTCAATAGAGAATTTACTGCCAGGGCACCATCAGAGAAATGGGTTTCTGATCTGACTTACATCCGGACAAAAAACGGATGGCTTTACTTAACAGCCATCATGGACCTGTTTGACAGAAGGATTGTTGGATGGTCCATGAGTACAGGTATGACAACCAGGGAGACTACTGTTGCTGCCTGGAATATGGCGATTAGAAATAGATCCGTGGCACCCAATATGGTTTTTCACTCAGACAGAGGTGTACAGTATGCCAGTGAGGAGTTCAGAGATCTGCTAAAAGGCAACTCTGTACAACAGAGTATGAGTAGAAAGGGCAACTGCTGGGATAATGCTGTAATGGAGAACTTCTTCAAGATACTTAAATCAGAAACCGGCCACCATACTGTATATGATTCAGTAGAAGTCGCAAAAAAAGAGCTGTTTGAGTTCATCGAAATATGGTATAACAGGCAGCGAAGGCATTCAATATTAGGGTATTTGCCACCCGAAGAATTTAGTAAATCTATTCTAAAAAAAGCAGCTTAA